GCGATCTTATACATCGTCGTTTAGGTCTCGTTACATAAGTGCACAAGACTTGTAATGATGATATATGATACATAATGATAGTTTAGCATTACAGTTCGTTTTCAAAATCATATGATTTGTTTCAATGTGCGGCACAAAACAAAAGATTTATCTGCTGCGTCCGAAGAACCGGACCTAGTGGTCAATGTAGGAGAAGTGCATGCAAATGTATACAAACCTTTTCGCCATGAGGGGTCAAGGATGAATGGTGTTGAGAGCTTTGCCCCATCCAGGTAAAAATGGAGCTTTCGACACAAAATTATAGTAGAGAGAAAGAAAGCGAGAAGGACAACGATTGGAGTCAATATGAGGAAGAAGCTCTGGGCTCGAGAGAGCAAAAGAAAGAAAGACATGGACACAATAATTGGAACTTCCACACAGAATACCATTCATCTCCTCCCCAATAAAAATCCCCCATCGTCCTTTCTCTCCCATCAATCTCTTTCTCTGGTCTTTTTCCGGGAACCATAGCTAGATTTATTTTATTTTTTTTCTTCTATTTACCTTTCTGATTATCGATAAATGGCCTCGTCCGAATGTTCCTAATCCGGCATCAGAAAATATTGATGACACCAAGGAAGCTAGGCCTTCATTAACTGAGCTCGATGCAAGTACTTAAGATTTGATTAAGGCAGCAGATCGAATTAGGTTAAAGAACTAGGGTTTGTTTTACCTCTCGATCGGCGCCAGAGAGAGTCAAGGGCAGCGTACGGCGCGACTTCGGCTAAAGGCGGCCGGAGCTCTACTTTTGCCTCTCATATATAATTGAAATTCAATAATTAGTGGGCACTAATTTGGGGGATTCACGTGACTGTCTTTCATGAAAAGCTCATTTTCTCTTTACTAAAGCCAGCTTTTGGTCAAATGGCTTTAATCTTCTACGTCCCCGAGCTAAGATTTGCTGAACTACACTCCACAGCAGCAACCCTATTTCCTATCGACTTAGGCCAATCATCGGATACACTAATTCGATACCTTAATTAATTACTAATTATGCAACCATCGATGAACTAATTGGGCACGGGAAGAACTTCATAAGATGTATACCATTAGGGGAGAGATGTAGAAGCTTACAAAAAATATGAGGGTTCAACTTATACAGTGTAGACGGTCGAAACAGAAGCGTCGAGATAATACTTGTATGTTTTATCTACCAGCTTTCTTTTTTGTTTGTACAAGAGATGAGAATACCCTATTTTATTTTCTTAGTTTCCGTCTCGTATTGTTTCTTATTCGAATTATGTCATTTTTCTTTTTTTATTTAAAATAAAATCTGAACGTGAGGCTGAGCCTCCCAGCTAGGCTGGGTTCCAATCCCTTTAAAAAAAGTTAAAATAGAAGCGTCGAGAGAAGGAGTAGATCTTGCTATGTTGATCGATATAGAAGATTGTATGCTTATCATTCTCACCAATTCCTTAAGACATTGTTAATTAAAAGTACAAACGATCAAAAAAAATCTTGATATCTTTAAGAAACACATGCATGTGGGTTTTGTTTTCTTGGATATGAACATGCATACAATTACAAAATTTTGAAATGAATAGCTACGTACCCAAGCTAAATGATAAATATTTGGAAACAAACAGCATCTAATCTCATCCTTAAGTTAAACTAAGTTTCCAAATCAAACAAAAACGTTGGTCAAATCTACATAGACAAACTTTTGAATTAGAGTACTATACTGTTGTATTCTTGCATAACAGTAAATTATATATGCTAGCATTTTGTTCATGATCGTGTATCATTGGAATAACAATCTTTGTTTGATGGGAAAGACAAGATCATAGGTTGATAATAACACGAAACCATTTAGAAGATCATCATCAAGAGCTAGCATATTGAACATTTCTCAATCCTAACTGTTTATCCAAAACTATCATAGATTCCATGATATCAACACAATAAGTTTGAGTCGTTTGACAAAACAACTGATCGATCTTGCTGCCTGCTGGCATATAACCAACATTTGATCTAGGGTTCACGTCCTACACCACGTACCAACACACATAGGAACACCCCATCTAAGCCTAATTCCGTTAAATATAACCATCAACCTTGTTGACCTTATCATGCATCATAAGCAAGTGATTCAAGTCATTCAACTATATACATCTCTAGCTAGTATCATCACTCCACTACTGTACAAAAACCAATTTTTTTGTATGGATTCGTCAATCGTAAAATGATTACATGAAGAATTTTTGAGTGGAATACGAGGCAATTTGCACAAGAAAACAATAACCCCCACAATTTCATAAACCTCAAAATTACGTTACCCTAATTGTTGATAATTTTATAAGAAATTTCTGAGGCTCGTGATCGCTGCTAAAACCCTCAATTTGAATATATATATTATTGGCCTAAAACTACACGTGGCGCGTGGTGATAGGTTTCTGCTGCATGTCCTCTTTTGGGAGGTAAGATTGCTGGGTGGATTGCACTGGGTAAAAAAAAAAAAAAACTTAATAATTCACAGGGATGGTCAGAAAAAGAAGTAGAAGTTGCGGGTTTTCCGGTGCGATCACCGACACGTGGACGTATAGTGACCGTTCCGGCCTCATCAACCGGAAGAAAGAACCAGAGGTGAATTGGCCATTGTTTTATTTTCTTTTAATTTAACTCAGTAGCAGTACTAGCTTCTGAGTCTGAGTCTCTTTCCCAGTCACTCACAGTTTCTTATCTCTCCCACAGAGACCTTGTGTGTATGTGACAGAGTTAGAGCTAGCCAAGTGAGAGAGAGAGAGAGAGAGGTAGGTTTTCGTTCTGGCGTAGTTTGGCTTAAATGGTCGATGAGGGTTAAGTAGAGAGAGAGAGAGAGAGTAAAGAGCAGAGTGGGTGCAGTTCCATGGCGGCGTTGCAGGGCTCTAATTCTGTGCCATTATTGCTTCGAACAACGACACCACCAAAATTGAGAACCCAACTCTTCATCAACAACAAAACAACTACTTAGTTTTTCCTCTTTCTTACCCTAAAATATTTTAGCCCCTCAAAAAAGCTGCCAAACAAAACCCAAAAACCTCCCCACCAGCACAGCAGAGAGAGATCACATAGCTAGATTCACACAGTACTCTATCTATCTATCTATCTCTCTCGAACTCCGAGTGAGTGAGAGTGATCAGTAGTACCAGATCGGTCGGTTCAAAAGAACAAGGTCGAAACCCTGGAAAACCCGGGTGGTGTCAGAATCACTGATCCGCAAACAAGATTTGATCTTCTGATATGGATTTTTACCCCAAATTGAGGTCATTTTCGTGTGCGAGAAATGGCTGGGTTCTTCGGTAGCTTAGGGGGAGGAAGAGATCAGGGGGTTAGAAACAAACAAGGTGGAGACGATGAAAGAGGAGGAAACTTAAACCTGTTTTCGTACGGAAACGAAGAGATCTACAACAATTCCAAGGGCGGATTCGAGTTATGGCCACAGTATCATCCTCACCATCCTCATCATCATCATCATCAGCAGCAAAGCTTGAACTACTACGCGTTTGGAGTGGATCCTAGCCGTAGAAGCAACCACAACAACTTGGAGGGCAACGTCTCGGATGACTCATCTTCGGGGCTGAGACTCACTGTGATGCGGCAAGGAAGCGGTACCGGTGGCGGTGGTGGTAGTGGTACTGGTCTAGGATCGGGAGGAATGAATTGTCAGGATTGCGGGAATCAAGCTAAGAAAGACTGTCCTCACTTGCGGTGCCGAACCTGTTGCAAGAGCCGAGGGTTTCAGTGCCAAACACACGTCAAGAGCACTTGGGTACCTGCAGCCAAACGCCGAGAGAGGCAGGAACAATTCTCTGCTCTTCAGCAGCAGCAACAACAACAACAATTGCAATTTCCGAAAAGGCAGAGAGAGAATCAAGCCGGAGGCTCATCTCTAGCCTGCGTTCGTTTACCCACTAACACGTCAGGTAAGCTTGTAGTTTACAATACAAACAAACACTAATTATATACGATTTTCAGACTCCAACTTTGGATATTGACAGTAATTCCATGACAGAAATTTCAAACACTATTCAATTCTCTTATGTAAAGAGAAAAAGAAAAACAGTAAGATCTTGTGGAAAATCTGGACTAATTTCACTAGGAGTTGGATGTATCCCATCAAATCCAATCCTTTGCGTGTGAGAGAAAGTCCACCTCCTCCGGAACATAGTCCTCTTATAAGTCACACTCACTTTGCTGTCTCTCTTCTGTTTTCATTCTATCACTGTTCGTTGGTAAAACTGACGAAAAGAATTCCCTGAAATTCTTTGCACTCATACATTACTAACTGCTCCATTACTTTCCCTTTTGTTTTTTTTTGTTTTGTTTTGTTTTTTTTTGACAATTAATTCTATAAATATTTTCATGAAAACACAAATTAGGGTTGGAGCTTGCACCATTTCCAGCGGAGGTGAGTTCACCAGCCGTGTTCCGGTGTGTGAGAGTCAGCGCAATGGACGATGTGGATGAGCAGTACGCGTACCAGACGGCTGTGAACATCGGAGGCCACGT
The window above is part of the Fragaria vesca subsp. vesca linkage group LG2, FraVesHawaii_1.0, whole genome shotgun sequence genome. Proteins encoded here:
- the LOC101294911 gene encoding uncharacterized protein LOC101294911; protein product: MAGFFGSLGGGRDQGVRNKQGGDDERGGNLNLFSYGNEEIYNNSKGGFELWPQYHPHHPHHHHHQQQSLNYYAFGVDPSRRSNHNNLEGNVSDDSSSGLRLTVMRQGSGTGGGMNCQDCGNQAKKDCPHLRCRTCCKSRGFQCQTHVKSTWVPAAKRRERQEQFSALQQQQQQQQLQFPKRQRENQAGGSSLACVRLPTNTSGLELAPFPAEVSSPAVFRCVRVSAMDDVDEQYAYQTAVNIGGHVFKGLLYDHGLDNANYTSATTVGESSSGGQQDGGGGHHNNQQQLNLITAPTSTSANPPTATLLDPTMVFPTPLNAFVAGTQYFPPPRS